In Calothrix sp. PCC 7507, one DNA window encodes the following:
- a CDS encoding DUF2301 domain-containing membrane protein: protein MTTQTVSAPEVYQGQFGEFTITPSDRTSVIIYRTGLIIAALCFAIGSALVLLNPSPNAIQAITPLYTCFSLALGVSLLTIHIYMASLHRVLQVFWLIGSIAAFVFAHADSQPFAATVYNQPLTLLGVGFTFAALTGIYFKEAFCFNRLETKVLTVTVPLLLLGHLVGILPTQGEQILLGIWAILFLVFALRKSVQDIPADIGDKSVFTYLKSKH from the coding sequence ATGACTACACAAACAGTATCTGCACCAGAAGTATATCAAGGTCAGTTTGGGGAATTTACCATTACTCCGAGCGATCGCACTAGCGTGATCATCTATCGCACTGGATTAATCATAGCTGCCCTCTGCTTTGCCATAGGTAGTGCTTTAGTTTTACTCAATCCTAGCCCTAATGCCATACAAGCAATTACGCCTTTGTATACTTGTTTCAGTCTGGCTCTTGGTGTAAGTTTATTGACCATCCATATATATATGGCATCACTACATCGAGTGTTACAGGTTTTCTGGCTAATTGGTAGTATTGCTGCCTTTGTATTCGCTCATGCTGATAGTCAACCCTTTGCGGCCACTGTGTATAATCAGCCACTGACATTATTGGGAGTTGGTTTCACCTTTGCCGCTTTGACAGGCATTTATTTCAAAGAAGCCTTTTGCTTTAATCGCCTAGAAACCAAAGTATTAACTGTAACTGTACCATTGCTATTATTGGGTCATTTAGTAGGGATTTTACCAACTCAAGGGGAACAGATTCTATTAGGTATTTGGGCGATTTTATTTTTGGTATTTGCCCTGCGTAAATCAGTACAAGATATTCCTGCTGATATTGGCGATAAGTCTGTATTTACTTATTTGAAAAGTAAACATTGA